The following proteins come from a genomic window of Pseudomonas putida:
- a CDS encoding MFS transporter → MNHSLAALKRWRIQIFAITWLAYAAFYFTRKAFSVAKLGIGEDPTFMLDKASMANLDAIYLAAYAVGQFTWGMLADRFGPRVVVLGGLLISAAAAVVMGSYATFPIFATCMLIQGLAQSTGWAGLCKNIGSFFPAVQRGRVLGLWSSCYAFGGLVASPFAGWWAYTLIGTWQAAFFSTAAVVAAVAVLFFFLQRNKPEDVGLPAVEPEPQSMAPAGSLCSVWAPLREILRNRTVLTLGLAYFLLKPARYAILLWGPVIVFEQMPSVGKVGAAIIPTAFELAGLLGPIIIGLASDKLFGARRMPACVISLVLLTVALAAFMAAMHSGSIVMVVGLLFFMGLTLYGPDSMISGAAAIDFGTAKAGATAAGFVNGCGSVGAVLGGLLPGYFDSVTVFIVFAGCALFSALVLLPHWNSRPASAAQANDVAPNTSMAIKPLRT, encoded by the coding sequence ATGAATCATTCCCTAGCCGCGTTGAAACGCTGGCGCATCCAGATTTTCGCTATCACCTGGCTGGCCTACGCCGCCTTCTACTTCACCCGCAAGGCCTTCTCGGTGGCCAAGCTCGGCATTGGTGAAGACCCGACTTTCATGCTCGACAAGGCCTCCATGGCCAACCTCGACGCCATCTACCTGGCCGCCTATGCCGTGGGCCAGTTCACCTGGGGCATGCTTGCCGACCGCTTCGGCCCGCGTGTGGTGGTGCTCGGTGGCTTGTTGATCTCGGCGGCAGCAGCAGTGGTGATGGGCAGTTACGCGACCTTCCCGATCTTCGCCACCTGCATGCTGATCCAGGGCCTGGCGCAGTCCACCGGCTGGGCCGGGCTGTGCAAGAACATCGGCAGCTTCTTCCCCGCCGTGCAGCGCGGCCGGGTACTGGGGTTGTGGAGCTCGTGCTATGCATTTGGCGGCCTGGTCGCCTCGCCGTTCGCCGGCTGGTGGGCCTATACCCTGATCGGCACCTGGCAGGCGGCATTCTTCTCCACTGCCGCGGTGGTGGCGGCGGTGGCGGTGTTGTTCTTCTTCCTGCAGCGCAACAAACCCGAGGATGTGGGCTTGCCGGCGGTCGAGCCCGAGCCGCAGAGCATGGCCCCGGCCGGCAGCCTGTGCAGTGTGTGGGCGCCGCTGCGCGAGATCCTGCGCAACCGCACGGTACTGACCTTGGGCCTGGCGTACTTTCTTCTAAAACCGGCGCGCTACGCGATCTTGCTATGGGGGCCGGTAATCGTCTTCGAGCAGATGCCCTCGGTCGGCAAGGTAGGTGCTGCGATCATCCCCACGGCCTTTGAACTGGCCGGGCTGCTGGGCCCGATCATCATCGGCCTGGCCTCGGACAAGCTGTTTGGCGCCCGGCGCATGCCGGCCTGTGTGATCAGCCTGGTGCTGCTGACCGTGGCCCTGGCGGCGTTCATGGCAGCCATGCACAGCGGCAGCATCGTCATGGTGGTTGGCCTGCTGTTCTTCATGGGCCTGACCCTGTACGGGCCAGACTCGATGATCAGCGGCGCGGCGGCCATCGACTTCGGCACCGCCAAGGCCGGTGCCACGGCAGCGGGTTTCGTCAATGGCTGCGGTTCGGTGGGCGCGGTGCTCGGCGGCCTGCTGCCCGGCTACTTCGACAGCGTCACGGTGTTCATCGTGTTCGCCGGTTGCGCACTGTTCTCGGCCCTGGTGCTGCTGCCCCACTGGAACAGCCGCCCGGCCAGCGCAGCCCAGGCCAATGATGTGGCGCCCAACACCAGCATGGCGATCAAGCCACTGCGTACCTAA
- a CDS encoding PLP-dependent aminotransferase family protein, with the protein MLELHPDSSTPLVNQIIDGLRELIDNQTLKPGAKVPSIRAFAATYSVSTFTVVEAYDRLVAQGLLVSKGNAGFFVNRAAAELLDNHSAEADASRPSFNSEWYLQQIFETRQLPFKPGCGWLPNDWMYEEGLRRGLRQVAGSPLELSGYGDPMGLPELRALTAQNLQQELSIVANTAQLMLTHGASQALDLAVRTLVRPGDVVLVDDPGYPNLMSILRTQGATLIGVPRTPNGYDLNHLEQLLAHHRPTAFFTQPHLHSPTCSRTPLAQLHRLLQLASQHGFRLVENNLYADMVAEPQPCLASLDHLQQVVYVGSYSKSISPNVRVGYLLANPQLSQKLLHLKMRSGLTTSQVMERVVYAAIIDGRWRKHLKRLRQRLAEAHQEVGRHLHRLGFELFIESDEGMYIWTRHPAIPDSAALLDDALEKGIMLGPGQLFMVDAKPTGWMRFNVAFSTDPAMWELLEKVLVKHVRRGGF; encoded by the coding sequence ATGCTTGAATTACACCCAGACTCCTCGACGCCGTTGGTCAACCAGATCATCGACGGGCTGCGTGAGCTGATCGACAACCAGACCCTCAAGCCAGGTGCCAAGGTCCCGTCGATCCGCGCGTTTGCCGCGACCTATTCGGTGAGCACCTTCACTGTGGTCGAGGCGTACGACCGCCTGGTCGCCCAGGGGCTGTTGGTGAGCAAGGGCAATGCCGGGTTCTTCGTCAACCGTGCGGCGGCTGAATTGCTGGACAACCACAGCGCCGAGGCCGACGCCAGTCGACCATCGTTCAACTCCGAATGGTACCTGCAGCAGATCTTCGAGACCCGCCAGTTGCCATTCAAACCGGGCTGCGGCTGGCTGCCCAACGACTGGATGTACGAAGAAGGCCTGCGCCGCGGCCTGCGCCAGGTTGCCGGCAGCCCGCTGGAGCTGTCCGGCTATGGCGACCCGATGGGCCTGCCGGAATTGCGCGCGCTGACCGCGCAGAACCTGCAGCAGGAACTATCGATCGTCGCCAACACCGCCCAGCTGATGCTTACCCACGGTGCCAGCCAGGCTCTGGACCTTGCCGTGCGCACGCTTGTGCGCCCGGGTGACGTGGTGCTGGTGGACGACCCCGGCTACCCCAACCTGATGAGCATCCTGCGTACCCAGGGCGCCACTTTGATCGGCGTGCCGCGCACCCCCAATGGCTACGACCTCAACCACCTCGAACAGCTGTTGGCGCACCACCGCCCGACTGCTTTCTTCACTCAGCCGCACCTGCACAGCCCGACCTGCTCGCGCACCCCGCTGGCGCAGCTGCACCGCTTGCTGCAACTGGCCAGCCAGCACGGCTTTCGCCTGGTGGAAAACAACCTGTACGCCGACATGGTCGCCGAGCCGCAGCCGTGCCTGGCCAGCCTCGACCACCTGCAGCAGGTGGTGTACGTGGGCAGCTACTCCAAGAGCATTTCGCCCAACGTGCGGGTCGGCTACCTGCTGGCCAACCCACAGCTGTCGCAAAAGCTGCTGCACCTTAAGATGCGCTCGGGCCTGACCACCTCGCAGGTTATGGAGCGTGTGGTGTATGCCGCGATCATCGACGGCCGCTGGCGCAAGCACCTCAAGCGCCTGCGCCAGCGCCTGGCCGAGGCCCATCAGGAAGTTGGCCGGCACCTGCACCGGCTGGGTTTCGAACTGTTCATCGAGTCGGACGAAGGCATGTACATCTGGACCCGCCACCCGGCCATCCCGGACAGCGCAGCGCTACTGGATGATGCGCTGGAGAAAGGCATCATGCTCGGGCCCGGGCAGTTGTTCATGGTCGATGCCAAACCGACCGGGTGGATGCGGTTCAACGTGGCGTTCAGTACCGACCCTGCGATGTGGGAGTTGCTGGAGAAGGTGTTGGTGAAGCATGTGCGCCGGGGTGGGTTCTAG
- a CDS encoding DUF2784 domain-containing protein — MFFRLAADTLVLLHLAFILLVLFGGLLVLRWRPALFIHLPALAWGLAVEGLHLECPLTGWENRMRFAAGGAGYHGGFVEHYIWPLIYPAGLTPQIQWLLGGVVLLVNLVIYGYVIWRWRQSPTA, encoded by the coding sequence ATGTTTTTCCGTCTAGCCGCCGACACCCTGGTCCTGCTCCATCTGGCCTTCATCCTGCTGGTGCTGTTCGGTGGCCTGCTGGTGCTCAGATGGCGCCCAGCCCTGTTTATCCACCTGCCCGCCCTGGCCTGGGGCCTGGCGGTTGAGGGGCTGCACCTGGAATGCCCGCTGACCGGCTGGGAGAACCGCATGCGCTTCGCCGCAGGTGGTGCCGGCTACCACGGCGGCTTCGTCGAGCACTACATCTGGCCGCTGATCTACCCCGCCGGGTTGACGCCGCAGATCCAGTGGCTGCTAGGCGGCGTCGTGCTGCTGGTCAACCTCGTGATCTATGGCTACGTGATCTGGCGCTGGCGCCAATCACCTACCGCGTAG
- a CDS encoding amino acid permease yields MDATSTTTTANSGHESKLSASLKSRHLTMMSIAGVIGGALFVGSGSVIHSAGPAAVLAYLAGGILVVLIMRMLGEMATSSPDTGSFSTYADRAIGRWAGFTIGWLYWWYWVILMAWEAYVAGKILHGFFPDVSVNVFVLATTLVLITVNFFNVKHYGEFEFWFALIKVIAIVCFLIVCTAAVMNIWQFGEVRGITHLTAEGFMPNGITTVIGALLGVMFAFLGAEIVTIAASEAKDPATQIVKATNSVVWRVCLFYVGSIFLIVCLVPWNDPHLGVSGYGAYRRTLELLGVPYAELLMNFVVLTSVSSCLISGHYTASRMLFSLAQRGDAPSFFKTTRAGTGVPVNAIIGSCAVAVVCALINFSETLRPKDVLDTLMNTTGMIALLVYLVIAFSQLRMRRKLIAEGKEVRLKMWLFPWLTYLVIAFIVAALVTMAFMPDYQILVISTGIAAAIVVAMGVVHQMRSARKH; encoded by the coding sequence ATGGACGCAACATCCACAACCACCACCGCGAACAGCGGGCATGAGAGCAAACTCAGTGCCTCGCTGAAGTCGCGCCACCTGACGATGATGTCGATCGCCGGGGTTATCGGCGGCGCCTTGTTCGTCGGCTCCGGCAGCGTGATCCACAGCGCCGGCCCGGCTGCTGTCCTGGCCTACCTGGCAGGCGGCATCCTGGTGGTACTGATCATGCGCATGCTGGGTGAAATGGCGACTTCTTCGCCCGACACCGGTTCGTTTTCCACCTACGCCGACCGCGCCATCGGCCGTTGGGCCGGTTTCACCATCGGCTGGCTGTACTGGTGGTACTGGGTCATCCTCATGGCCTGGGAAGCTTATGTGGCGGGCAAGATCCTGCATGGTTTCTTCCCTGATGTGAGCGTCAACGTGTTCGTGCTGGCCACGACCCTGGTGCTGATCACCGTCAACTTCTTCAACGTCAAGCACTACGGCGAGTTCGAGTTCTGGTTCGCGTTGATCAAGGTGATCGCGATCGTCTGTTTCCTGATCGTGTGTACCGCTGCGGTGATGAACATTTGGCAGTTCGGTGAAGTGCGCGGCATCACCCACCTGACCGCCGAAGGCTTCATGCCCAATGGCATCACCACGGTGATCGGTGCGTTGCTTGGTGTGATGTTCGCCTTCCTCGGTGCCGAAATCGTCACCATCGCCGCGTCCGAAGCCAAGGACCCGGCCACTCAGATCGTCAAGGCCACCAACTCTGTGGTGTGGCGTGTATGCCTGTTCTATGTCGGCTCGATCTTCCTGATCGTCTGCCTGGTGCCGTGGAACGACCCGCACCTGGGCGTTTCCGGTTATGGCGCCTATCGCCGCACCTTGGAACTGCTGGGTGTGCCGTATGCCGAGCTGTTGATGAACTTCGTGGTGCTGACGTCGGTGAGCAGCTGCCTGATCTCGGGCCACTACACCGCTTCGCGCATGCTGTTCTCGCTGGCACAGCGTGGCGATGCGCCGTCGTTCTTCAAGACGACACGCGCCGGCACCGGCGTACCGGTGAACGCGATTATCGGTTCGTGCGCCGTGGCCGTGGTGTGCGCGCTGATCAACTTCAGCGAGACCCTGCGCCCGAAAGACGTGCTCGATACGCTGATGAACACCACCGGCATGATCGCTTTGCTGGTGTACCTGGTGATTGCCTTCTCGCAGCTGCGCATGCGCCGCAAGCTGATCGCCGAGGGCAAGGAAGTACGCCTGAAGATGTGGCTGTTCCCGTGGCTGACCTACCTGGTGATCGCCTTCATCGTCGCCGCACTGGTAACCATGGCCTTCATGCCTGACTACCAGATCCTGGTGATCTCCACCGGCATTGCTGCGGCCATCGTGGTGGCCATGGGTGTGGTGCACCAGATGCGCAGCGCCCGCAAGCACTAA
- the codA gene encoding cytosine deaminase — protein MNIINARLRGKPGLMRIELDGERIAAIVPQANAVMPSSPDDLDAQQNLVVPPFVEPHIHLDATLTAGEPNWNMSGTLFEGIERWAERKAITTHDDIKTRAKKTIGMLVDHGIQHVRTHVDVTDPKLTALKAMVEVREEVRGLIDLQIVAFPQEGIESYANGRALMTEAVAMGADVVGGIPHFENTRDQGVSSVKFLMELAERTGCLVDVHCDETDDPQSRFLEVLAEEARVRGMGARVTASHTTAMGSYDNAYCSKLFRLLKMSGINFVSCPTESIHLQGRFDSYPKRRGLTRVAEIDRAGMNVCFGQDSIVDPWYPLGNGNILRILEAGLHICHMLGYEDLQRCLDLITDNSARTLNLGERYGIEVGRPANLLLLSAPDDYEMVRSQGHALVSIRHGKVLMRRTQAQVERFA, from the coding sequence ATGAACATCATCAACGCACGACTGCGCGGCAAGCCCGGCCTGATGCGCATCGAACTGGACGGCGAGCGTATCGCCGCCATTGTGCCCCAGGCCAATGCCGTCATGCCCTCCAGCCCAGACGACCTGGACGCCCAACAGAACCTGGTGGTGCCCCCCTTCGTCGAACCGCACATTCACCTCGATGCCACTTTGACCGCCGGTGAGCCGAACTGGAACATGAGCGGCACGCTGTTCGAGGGTATCGAGCGCTGGGCCGAGCGCAAGGCAATCACAACCCACGACGACATCAAGACTCGGGCCAAGAAGACCATCGGCATGCTCGTCGACCATGGCATCCAGCATGTGCGTACCCATGTGGATGTGACCGATCCAAAGCTCACCGCGCTCAAGGCGATGGTCGAGGTGCGTGAGGAGGTGCGCGGGCTGATCGACCTGCAGATCGTCGCGTTCCCGCAGGAAGGCATCGAGTCGTACGCCAACGGCCGTGCGTTGATGACCGAGGCGGTAGCGATGGGCGCCGACGTGGTCGGCGGCATTCCACACTTCGAGAACACCCGCGACCAGGGCGTGTCGTCAGTGAAATTCCTCATGGAGCTGGCCGAGCGCACGGGCTGCCTGGTGGACGTGCATTGCGACGAAACCGACGACCCGCAGTCGCGCTTCCTCGAGGTGCTGGCCGAAGAAGCGCGGGTGCGCGGGATGGGGGCACGGGTGACCGCGAGCCACACCACGGCCATGGGCTCGTATGACAATGCCTACTGTTCCAAACTGTTCCGCCTGTTGAAAATGTCGGGCATCAATTTCGTTTCGTGCCCGACCGAGAGCATCCACCTGCAGGGGCGCTTCGACAGCTACCCTAAACGCCGCGGCCTGACGCGTGTGGCCGAGATCGACAGGGCAGGGATGAATGTGTGCTTTGGCCAGGACTCGATCGTTGACCCTTGGTACCCGCTGGGCAATGGCAACATCCTGCGCATCCTCGAGGCAGGGTTGCACATCTGCCACATGCTGGGCTACGAAGACCTGCAACGTTGCCTGGACCTGATCACCGACAACAGTGCGCGCACACTCAACCTAGGCGAGCGCTACGGCATCGAGGTGGGGCGCCCGGCGAATTTGTTGTTGCTGTCGGCGCCGGACGACTATGAGATGGTGCGCAGCCAAGGCCATGCGCTGGTATCGATACGGCATGGCAAGGTGCTGATGCGCCGTACGCAGGCGCAGGTCGAACGGTTTGCCTGA
- a CDS encoding PucR family transcriptional regulator, with amino-acid sequence MSLALEEILHLPGLHEMSVRAGARNLQRRVRWPYVAENEGIAEWVMGGELVFVTGINHPRGEGNLLSLVEDGDAVGIAGMVILTGGTFIQCIPAAVIERAEQLGLPLIEQPYALKMVVVTHLIGTALVQMAQVRRSRNDILGQLLTGDYPSLAIARQRAAHLQLDLDGPRRLVALRLSAVDGLFERHGLAKGERLWQDTRQALEDQLEAWCRARAGAVTAQLAGDLFVLLLPDTPDLRAALAGLHRQLAAQACEMGLFMGLSSLAGDCGHYRQALNQARQALEVAQNLRPATGLCDFSELGVLRLLQGIVDRSLIDDFVAQTLGPLRTPGRKQPNALLHTLDALLKENGNGLKAGQRLGLHRNTINQRMQRIEQLSGQSLDDPLFRMNAAVAMLIWRMTEAQGKE; translated from the coding sequence GTGAGCCTGGCCCTGGAAGAGATCCTGCACCTGCCCGGCCTGCACGAGATGAGCGTGCGGGCTGGTGCACGCAACCTGCAGCGGCGGGTGCGCTGGCCCTACGTGGCGGAGAACGAGGGCATCGCCGAATGGGTGATGGGCGGTGAGCTGGTGTTCGTCACCGGCATCAACCACCCACGCGGCGAGGGCAACCTGTTGAGCCTGGTCGAAGACGGCGATGCGGTGGGTATCGCCGGCATGGTGATCCTCACAGGCGGTACCTTCATCCAGTGTATTCCGGCCGCGGTAATAGAGCGCGCCGAGCAGTTGGGGTTGCCACTGATCGAACAGCCCTATGCCCTGAAGATGGTGGTGGTCACACACCTGATCGGTACTGCACTGGTACAGATGGCCCAGGTGCGCCGCTCGCGCAACGATATCCTCGGGCAACTGCTGACCGGTGACTATCCGAGCCTGGCCATCGCCCGGCAGCGGGCCGCGCACCTGCAGCTCGACCTGGACGGGCCGCGGCGTTTGGTGGCGTTGCGCTTGTCGGCGGTGGACGGGCTGTTCGAGCGGCATGGCCTGGCCAAAGGCGAACGCCTGTGGCAGGACACCCGCCAAGCCCTGGAAGACCAGCTTGAGGCCTGGTGCCGGGCCCGGGCCGGCGCGGTCACGGCGCAACTGGCCGGTGACCTGTTCGTGTTGCTGCTGCCCGATACGCCGGACTTGCGTGCAGCCCTGGCCGGTCTGCACCGGCAGTTGGCAGCGCAGGCTTGTGAGATGGGGCTGTTCATGGGCCTGTCGAGCCTCGCCGGGGACTGTGGCCATTACCGTCAGGCCCTCAACCAGGCGCGCCAGGCCCTGGAGGTTGCGCAAAACCTGCGCCCGGCCACCGGCCTGTGCGACTTCAGCGAGCTCGGTGTATTGCGCCTGTTGCAGGGTATCGTCGACCGTTCGCTGATCGATGACTTCGTCGCCCAGACCCTCGGCCCGCTGCGCACCCCCGGGCGCAAACAGCCCAACGCATTGCTGCACACCCTCGACGCGCTGCTCAAGGAGAACGGCAATGGCCTCAAGGCCGGGCAGCGCCTGGGTTTGCACCGCAACACCATCAATCAACGGATGCAACGCATCGAACAACTGAGCGGGCAGTCCCTGGACGACCCGCTTTTCCGTATGAACGCTGCGGTCGCTATGCTGATATGGCGCATGACCGAAGCCCAAGGCAAGGAGTAA
- a CDS encoding WYL domain-containing protein, translating into MPSNSTRHTIARQWQLLKLLPDRHPGMSSTQLQAALAKVGYKTSKRTVERDLNELASLFHLRCNNKGMPYGWYWQPGRSLGEAQQLQPDALCPARQIELRAWVDDALARRLEDQPLSDDMRLSPHGNGGATLDATVDDSRALMGWLLSQAGSIRVQAPEALRTAVIEQLRQSLALHDGGH; encoded by the coding sequence TTGCCCAGCAACTCTACCCGCCACACGATCGCCCGCCAGTGGCAACTGCTCAAATTGCTGCCCGACCGCCACCCGGGCATGAGCTCCACACAGTTGCAGGCCGCACTGGCCAAGGTCGGCTACAAGACCAGCAAACGCACGGTGGAACGTGACCTCAATGAGCTTGCGTCGCTGTTCCATTTACGCTGCAACAACAAGGGCATGCCCTACGGCTGGTACTGGCAGCCAGGCCGCAGCCTCGGTGAGGCTCAGCAACTGCAGCCCGATGCGCTCTGCCCTGCCCGGCAGATCGAATTGCGCGCCTGGGTGGATGACGCCCTCGCACGGCGCCTGGAGGACCAGCCCTTGTCAGATGACATGCGCCTGTCCCCGCACGGCAATGGCGGGGCGACCCTGGATGCCACCGTCGACGACAGCCGCGCGTTGATGGGCTGGCTGCTGTCCCAAGCGGGCTCCATACGTGTACAGGCGCCAGAGGCATTGCGCACAGCCGTGATCGAGCAGTTGCGCCAAAGCCTGGCCCTGCACGACGGCGGCCACTAA
- a CDS encoding FAD-dependent oxidoreductase — protein MRPFWLQQALDREQDAVCPPLQGDARCDVCIVGGGYTGLWTALMLKEAVPALDVLLIEADICGAGASGRNGGCALSWSAKYFTLERLFGVAEAVRLVSESERSIGAIGAFCAANGIDCDYRLDGTLYTATNQAQVGATDAVIAALEHKGINSFERLPLDEVQRLAGSARHLEGWFSPAAATVQPGRLVRGLRRVALQRGVRIHEGTAMTGLEHGAPAQVRTAHGTVRADRVVLGLNAWMARAFPQFERSVAIVSSDMVITEPCPELLHEIGLNNGISVLDSRIFVHYYHNTSDGRLMLGKGGNTFAYGGRMLPVFDQPSPYRPLLRESLADFFPALAQVPLAASWNGPSDRSVTGLPFFGRLDGQGNVFYGFGYSGSGVGPCHMGGQILSSLALGLDNPWTRSPLVKGPLGLFPPEPIRYLGSLMVRNAIRRKERAEDRGLRPRHLDVRLARFAAAAGKADKA, from the coding sequence ATGAGACCCTTCTGGCTGCAACAGGCCCTGGATCGTGAACAGGACGCGGTATGCCCGCCACTGCAAGGCGATGCCCGCTGCGACGTGTGCATCGTCGGCGGCGGCTACACGGGCCTCTGGACCGCGCTGATGCTCAAGGAGGCGGTGCCGGCGCTGGACGTGCTGCTGATCGAGGCTGACATCTGCGGTGCGGGCGCCAGTGGGCGCAACGGTGGTTGCGCGCTGTCCTGGTCGGCCAAGTACTTCACCCTCGAGCGGCTGTTCGGGGTGGCCGAAGCGGTGCGCCTGGTAAGCGAGTCAGAGCGCAGCATCGGTGCCATTGGCGCGTTTTGCGCGGCCAATGGCATCGATTGCGACTACCGCCTGGACGGCACACTGTACACCGCTACCAACCAGGCCCAGGTGGGTGCAACCGATGCGGTGATCGCTGCGCTGGAGCACAAGGGGATCAATTCATTCGAGCGTTTGCCGCTGGACGAGGTACAGCGCCTGGCCGGTTCGGCGCGGCACCTGGAGGGCTGGTTTTCGCCGGCCGCCGCCACCGTCCAGCCTGGCCGGTTGGTGCGCGGCCTGCGGCGCGTGGCGTTGCAGCGCGGCGTGCGAATTCACGAAGGCACGGCCATGACCGGCCTGGAGCACGGCGCCCCGGCGCAGGTGCGCACGGCCCACGGCACGGTGCGTGCCGACCGCGTGGTGCTCGGCCTCAATGCCTGGATGGCACGCGCTTTCCCGCAGTTCGAACGCAGCGTGGCTATCGTTTCCAGTGACATGGTGATCACCGAGCCGTGCCCCGAGTTGCTGCACGAGATCGGCCTGAACAACGGCATCAGCGTGCTGGACTCACGGATCTTCGTGCATTACTACCACAACACCTCCGATGGCCGGCTGATGCTTGGCAAGGGTGGCAACACCTTCGCCTATGGCGGGCGCATGCTGCCGGTATTCGATCAACCTTCGCCGTACCGGCCGCTGCTGCGTGAGAGCCTGGCCGATTTCTTCCCTGCCTTGGCCCAGGTGCCCCTGGCGGCCAGCTGGAACGGCCCCTCGGACCGCTCGGTGACCGGGCTGCCGTTCTTCGGGCGGTTGGACGGGCAGGGCAACGTGTTCTATGGCTTCGGATATTCTGGCAGCGGGGTAGGGCCGTGCCACATGGGCGGGCAGATCCTCTCGTCGCTGGCGCTGGGGCTGGACAACCCCTGGACCCGCTCGCCACTGGTCAAGGGCCCGTTGGGGCTGTTCCCGCCGGAGCCGATCCGTTACCTGGGGTCGCTGATGGTACGCAATGCAATCCGGCGTAAGGAGCGCGCCGAAGACAGGGGGCTGCGGCCACGCCATCTGGACGTGCGGCTGGCCCGGTTCGCGGCGGCGGCGGGCAAGGCTGACAAAGCGTGA
- the tam gene encoding trans-aconitate 2-methyltransferase, translated as MAWSATQYSLFEDERTRAVRDLLAAVPPRPVRHATDLGCGPGNSTEILLQRHPDAQVTALDSDPDMIDKARARQRLRIPRVRCEIADIAHWTAPEPQDLILANASLQWVPDHGSLYPHLVRQLSEGASLAVQTPDNLDEPAHRQLREIAGRGPWAEKFADLSLPPRHNAAFYYDLLSPLCTRVDVWRTTYHHPLPGGAEAVVEWFKGSALRPYLARLDEQEQASFLQMYLQAMQHDYPAATDGKVLLPFPRLFVIATR; from the coding sequence ATGGCTTGGTCCGCCACCCAGTATTCCCTGTTCGAAGACGAACGCACCCGTGCGGTGCGCGACCTGCTTGCCGCGGTGCCTCCACGCCCGGTGCGCCACGCTACCGACCTGGGTTGCGGCCCTGGTAATTCCACCGAAATACTGCTGCAGCGCCACCCCGATGCCCAGGTGACTGCCCTGGACAGCGATCCGGACATGATCGACAAGGCGCGTGCACGCCAGCGCCTGCGCATCCCCAGGGTGCGTTGCGAAATTGCCGATATCGCCCACTGGACCGCCCCCGAACCACAGGACCTGATCCTGGCCAACGCTTCGCTGCAATGGGTGCCCGACCACGGTTCGCTCTACCCGCACCTGGTGCGCCAGCTGAGTGAAGGTGCAAGCCTGGCCGTGCAAACCCCGGACAACCTCGACGAGCCGGCCCACCGCCAGTTGCGCGAGATCGCCGGCCGCGGCCCCTGGGCTGAAAAATTCGCCGACCTGAGCTTGCCGCCCCGGCATAACGCGGCGTTCTACTACGACCTGCTCAGCCCGCTGTGTACGCGGGTGGATGTGTGGCGCACGACCTACCATCACCCGTTGCCCGGTGGCGCCGAGGCCGTGGTGGAGTGGTTCAAGGGGTCGGCCCTGCGGCCTTATCTGGCCAGGCTGGACGAGCAGGAGCAGGCGAGCTTCCTGCAGATGTACCTGCAGGCCATGCAGCACGACTATCCGGCTGCCACCGACGGCAAGGTGCTACTGCCGTTCCCGCGGCTGTTTGTGATTGCTACGCGGTAG
- a CDS encoding LysR substrate-binding domain-containing protein — MSVSHAQLRAFHAVAVHGSFTRAAEKLFLTQPAVSDQVRKLEERFGVLLFHRNKRSVQLTDLGERLLGISKRLFACEAEAHELLQDSRALHTGSLVLAVDAPVHVLPQIARFCQRYPGIQVKVETGNTDESLARLFSYQADLALLGRDVDDERLHCVPLRRDPMVAFVSHNHPWASRGSISLADLDDTPLVLREPGSVTRQTLEEEMQRAGLRIRPAIQVEGREAAREAVVVGIGVGVVSAAEFGADARVCALPIVDCQRHLTETLVCLSEQRTRRVVATFLQVVQESL, encoded by the coding sequence ATGTCGGTGTCCCACGCTCAACTCAGGGCTTTCCACGCAGTGGCCGTGCACGGCAGCTTCACCCGGGCAGCAGAAAAGCTGTTTTTGACCCAGCCGGCCGTGTCCGACCAAGTGCGCAAGCTCGAAGAGCGCTTCGGGGTTTTGCTGTTCCACCGCAACAAGCGTTCGGTGCAGTTGACCGACCTGGGCGAACGCCTGCTGGGCATCAGCAAGCGCCTGTTCGCCTGTGAGGCCGAAGCCCACGAACTGCTGCAGGACTCCCGCGCCCTGCACACCGGCAGCCTGGTGCTGGCGGTGGATGCGCCAGTGCATGTGCTGCCGCAGATCGCACGCTTCTGCCAGCGCTACCCGGGCATCCAGGTCAAGGTCGAGACCGGCAACACCGATGAATCCCTGGCCCGCCTGTTCAGCTACCAGGCCGACCTGGCACTGCTAGGGCGCGATGTCGACGATGAGCGACTGCACTGCGTGCCGCTGCGCCGCGACCCGATGGTGGCGTTCGTGTCGCACAACCACCCATGGGCCAGCCGTGGCTCGATCAGCCTGGCGGACCTGGACGACACGCCGCTGGTGCTACGCGAGCCCGGCTCGGTGACCCGGCAGACGCTGGAGGAAGAAATGCAGCGCGCCGGCCTGCGGATCCGTCCCGCTATTCAGGTTGAGGGCCGGGAGGCAGCACGCGAGGCGGTGGTGGTGGGGATTGGCGTGGGGGTAGTGTCGGCCGCCGAGTTCGGCGCCGATGCGCGGGTGTGTGCGCTGCCCATTGTCGATTGCCAGCGGCACCTCACCGAGACACTGGTGTGTTTGAGCGAGCAGCGTACGCGGCGGGTGGTCGCGACGTTCCTGCAGGTGGTGCAGGAAAGCTTGTAG